The Solanum lycopersicum chromosome 9, SLM_r2.1 genome window below encodes:
- the LOC101254238 gene encoding uncharacterized protein, with product MASTHIITIFTLNLLFLLPIFSSANNALPPIFSPIFDNVCKEVNCGKGSCKAASNATFGFVCECDSGWKQTSSETDNFFKFLPCAVPNCTVNFSCGKEAPPAPAPDSRSNTSFFEPCHWADCGGGSCNKTSTFTYSCICQEGYYNIFNQTGSPCYKECALGMDCAQLGFDLSNKTSSPPPSVSDDSKSIAISIFGGGYGWLIPTVASIASVLLI from the exons ATGGCTTCAACTCATATCATTACAATTTTCACTctaaatcttctttttcttctaccAATATTTTCCTCTGCAAACAATGCTCTACCTCCTATCTTCTCCCCCATTTTTG ATAATGTGTGTAAAGAAGTGAATTGTGGTAAAGGGAGTTGTAAAGCTGCTTCAAATGCTACTTTTGGTTTCGTGTGTGAATGTGATTCTGGCTGGAAGCAAACTAGTTCTGAAACTgataattttttcaagtttctaCCTTGTGCAGTTCCCAATT GTACTGTAAATTTTTCCTGTGGAAAAGAGGCTCCTCCTGCCCCAGCCCCTGATAGTCGCTCTAATACATCGTTCTTTGAAC CGTGTCATTGGGCTGATTGTGGAGGAGGCTCGTGCAATAAGACCTCTACATTCACATATTCTTGTATTTGCCAAGAGGGTTACTACAATATATTCAATCAAACTGGTTCCCCTTGCTACAAAGAAT GTGCTCTCGGAATGGATTGTGCTCAGCTAGGTTTTGATCTATCGAACAAGACATCTTCTCCGCCTCCGAGTGTGTCTGATGACAGCAAAAGTATAG CTATTTCGATTTTTGGTGGTGGCTATGGCTGGTTGATTCCAACAGTTGCATCTATCGCTTCGGTTTTGTTGATATAG